A region from the Aegilops tauschii subsp. strangulata cultivar AL8/78 chromosome 5, Aet v6.0, whole genome shotgun sequence genome encodes:
- the LOC109756332 gene encoding protein LEAD-SENSITIVE 1, which produces MVGVLSNRVGREALAAGDHIYSWRTAYIYAHHGIYAGDGMVIHFTRAAGHEIGTGTFLDKFLFSSSPTTADGPPCEKCGHLIKPQGVIMSCLDCFLDGGSLYLFDYAVSPPFFLAKARGGTCTMAPSDAAQLVVHRAKHLLNNGFGMYSLFKNNCEDFAIYCKTELLVETAYSVGRSGQLASLTAAFSAVASSPLRFLTTSASGLAIVTSGMYCVGRYVSDMGVRRDVIKVPVERLVEHWVNNVTPALPQGATQAETAMPGGSPELPGEGELAKMATPGGSPELPGEGELAKTATPGGSPELPGEGELAKTATPGGLPELPGEGELAKTATPEGSLELPGEGELAKKGSVI; this is translated from the coding sequence GGATATATGCTGGAGATGGAATGGTTATCCATTTTACGAGAGCGGCTGGACATGAAATTGGGACAGGGACATTTTTAGACAAGTTTCTGTTCAGCTCATCGCCGACTACGGCGGATGGCCCTCCTTGTGAGAAATGTGGGCACCTCATCAAGCCTCAGGGCGTCATAATGTCCTGTCTCGATTGCTTCCTGGACGGGGGCAGTCTCTACCTCTTCGACTATGCTGTGtcgccccctttcttccttgcCAAAGCACGTGGAGGAACCTGCACTATGGCACCCTCTGACGCTGCTCAGCTTGTTGTCCACCGTGCCAAACACCTCCTCAACAATGGCTTTGGCATGTATAGCCTGTTTAAGAACAACTGTGAGGACTTCGCGATATACTGCAAGACGGAGCTGCTTGTCGAGACTGCTTACAGCGTTGGGCGCAGTGGGCAGCTGGCGTCCCTGACGGCTGCATTCAGTGCGGTGGCTTCTTCGCCGCTGCGTTTCCTGACAACTAGTGCTAGTGGTCTGGCAATTGTGACAAGCGGCATGTACTGCGTGGGGCGATATGTGTCAGACATGGGTGTTCGCCGTGATGTGATCAAGGTGCCTGTGGAAAGGCTTGTAGAGCACTGGGTGAACAACGTCACTCCTGCTCTTCCTCAAGGGGCCACACAGGCGGAGACGGCAATGCCTGGAGGCTCGCCGGAGCTACCAGGGGAAGGGGAGCTTGCTAAAATGGCAACACCAGGAGGCTCGCCGGAGCTACCAGGGGAAGGGGAGCTCGCTAAAACGGCAACACCAGGAGGCTCGCCGGAGCTACCAGGGGAAGGGGAGCTTGCTAAAACAGCAACACCAGGAGGCTTGCCGGAGCTACCAGGGGAAGGGGAGCTTGCTAAAACGGCAACACCAGAAGGCTCGCTGGAGCTACCAGGCGAAGGGGAACTTGCTAAAAAGGGAAGTGTTATTTAG
- the LOC109756331 gene encoding uncharacterized protein, translating to MAAMVRACMPLRTPPAAASSAATAPAAPSKPRSSARVLVLGGTGRVGGSTATALSKLRPDLNILIGGRNREKGESLASELGEQSEFVKIDTGNAAMLEKALEDVDLVVHTAGPFQREAECTVLQAAISTKTAYIDVCDDMDYSWRAKAFHEEAKAQGVPAITTAGIYPGVSNVMAAELVNAARSEDGEPERLRFFYYTAGSGGAGPTILATSFLLLGEDVIAYNKGEEIKLKPYSGVLNIDFGKGVRKRDVYLLNLPEVKSAHKFLGVPTVSARFGTAPFFWNWGMEAFANFLPVELLRDKDKVGKLVEQIDPLVRAIDGIVGERVSMRVDLECSNGRNTIGLFSHRKLSVSVGHSTAAFVQAVLEGSTQPGVWFPEEPEGIAIESRKLLLERASQGTTNFVMNKPSWMIETDPKEVILGIYV from the exons ATGGCTGCCATGGTCAGAGCATGCATGCCACTCCGCACCCCTCCTGCCGCCGCGTCCTCCGCCGCCACGGCGCCCGCTGCCCCGAGCAAGCCGCGCTCGAGTGCCCGCGTCCTCGTGCTCGGCGGCACCGGCCGCGTCGGCGGCTCCACGGCCACCGCGCTCTCCAAGCTACGCCCCGACCTTAACATCCTCATCGGCGGCAGGAACCG GGAGAAAGGTGAGTCTTTGGCATCTGAGCTTGGTGAGCAATCCGAGTTTGTGAAAATTGATACTGGCAACGCAGCCATGTTGGAGAAAGCGCTAGAGG ATGTGGACTTGGTTGTTCATACTGCTGGGCCTTTCCAAAGGGAGGCTGAATGCACCGTCCTGCAGGCGGCGATATCGACCAAG ACAGCATATATCGATGTTTGTGATGATATGGACTATTCATGGAGAGCCAAAGCTTTTCATGaagaagcaaaagctcaaggTGTTCCAGCTATTACAACCGCCGGCATATATCCTGGAGTGAGCAATG TGATGGCTGCTGAGCTTGTGAATGCTGCAAGAAGTGAAGATGGAGAACCTGAAAGACTAAG ATTCTTCTATTATACTGCAGGCTCTGGTGGTGCTGGCCCAACAATATTGGCGACAAGTTTTCTGCTTCTTGGGGAGGATGTAATTGCATATAACAAAG GAGAAGAAATCAAATTGAAGCCCTACAGTGGAGTTCTCAACATTGATTTCGGAAAAGGGGTCAGAAAGAGAGATGTTTACTTACT GAATTTACCTGAAGTGAAGAGTGCTCATAAATTTTTAGGTGTCCCAACTGTCAGTGCTCGATTTGGTACTGCTCCTTTCTTCTGGAATTGGGGAATGGAGGCTTTCGCTAATTTTTTACCTGTT GAGTTGTTAAGGGATAAAGATAAGGTTGGAAAGTTGGTTGAACAAATTGATCCCCTTGTTCGAGCCATTGATGGCATTGTAGGAGAGCGTGTGTCCATGAGA GTAGACTTGGAGTGTTCGAATGGCCGAAATACTATTGGATTATTTTCTCATAGAAAACTATCTGT ATCGGTGGGCCATTCAACGGCTGCATTTGTTCAAGCAGTTCTGGAGGGAAGCACACAACCAGGTGTTTGGTTTCCGGAAGAG CCAGAGGGAATAGCAATTGAATCAAGGAAGCTGCTTCTTGAGCGTGCATCCCAAGGAACAACAAACTTCGTGATGAACAA GCCTTCATGGATGATAGAGACTGATCCAAAGGAAGTTATCCTAGGAATATACGTGTGA